A stretch of the Methanobacterium veterum genome encodes the following:
- a CDS encoding DUF3795 domain-containing protein: MGNEKLITCCGLYCGDCYGYHAKIASLAGKLDGELDNANFKKHADHFSALPFFNEFKNYDSFVDVLKTLKRLTCEGCRNRGGSPFCEIRRCCREKEIMGCWECGEFKSCKKLNFLNAVHGDAHIKNLDILKEKGAENFVNGDRYW, translated from the coding sequence ATGGGAAATGAAAAACTGATTACATGCTGCGGCCTGTACTGTGGGGACTGTTATGGCTATCATGCGAAAATAGCTTCTCTTGCAGGAAAACTTGATGGAGAACTTGATAATGCAAATTTTAAGAAGCATGCAGACCATTTTTCTGCACTGCCATTTTTTAACGAATTTAAAAACTACGATAGTTTTGTAGATGTATTAAAAACGTTAAAAAGGCTAACATGTGAAGGCTGCAGGAACAGGGGAGGCTCGCCTTTTTGTGAAATTAGAAGATGCTGCAGGGAAAAGGAAATTATGGGCTGCTGGGAATGCGGCGAATTTAAAAGCTGCAAAAAGCTTAATTTCTTAAATGCAGTCCATGGTGATGCACATATTAAAAATTTAGATATTCTTAAAGAGAAAGGTGCGGAAAACTTTGTAAATGGGGATAGATACTGGTAA
- a CDS encoding DUF5518 domain-containing protein, whose translation MDWKIIGISALINAVITSVLSLIFFPLAFLGPIIGGFLSSYPSEGFEDYEGMDEKDGAVVGAISGLIGGLIIALILILGFGNISAIGLKIGLDNVLTTGYVVLQLSIIISLVLSLIGGVIGVVVKR comes from the coding sequence ATGGACTGGAAAATTATAGGAATAAGTGCTTTAATTAATGCAGTTATAACTAGTGTTTTATCGTTGATATTCTTCCCTCTAGCTTTTTTAGGACCCATTATTGGAGGATTTCTATCATCTTACCCCAGTGAGGGGTTTGAAGACTATGAGGGAATGGACGAAAAAGACGGCGCTGTTGTAGGGGCAATTTCAGGATTAATTGGCGGTTTAATAATTGCTTTAATACTTATCCTGGGCTTTGGAAATATAAGTGCCATTGGATTAAAAATAGGGTTAGACAATGTCCTAACTACAGGATATGTTGTCCTTCAATTATCCATAATTATAAGCCTGGTTTTAAGTTTGATAGGAGGCGTTATTGGGGTTGTGGTCAAAAGATAA
- a CDS encoding HEPN domain-containing protein has product MNYNRYKKGNIVQICIDYELIEKELKEARYDLESAENSIKSENYKWAIVQSYYSMFHAFRGLLFSRGYKEKSHSGLKFAIKNLFVNYGVISDDIFLDFDAAMKAREMADYSYIYDEKTALDIIESTKKLITEVESSF; this is encoded by the coding sequence ATGAACTATAATCGATACAAAAAAGGGAATATAGTGCAGATTTGCATCGATTATGAACTAATTGAAAAAGAGCTTAAAGAAGCCCGCTATGATTTAGAATCTGCAGAAAATTCCATTAAATCAGAAAATTACAAGTGGGCCATAGTTCAAAGTTATTATTCCATGTTCCATGCTTTTAGGGGGCTCCTTTTTAGCAGAGGTTATAAAGAAAAAAGCCATTCTGGACTTAAATTTGCAATTAAAAATCTATTTGTAAATTATGGAGTTATAAGTGATGATATTTTCTTAGATTTTGATGCTGCTATGAAAGCAAGAGAAATGGCAGATTACAGCTACATTTATGATGAAAAAACTGCATTAGATATAATTGAATCTACCAAAAAGTTAATTACTGAGGTAGAAAGTTCTTTTTAA
- a CDS encoding response regulator: protein MNVLIAENESKTILDLKKSLGNLKHTVVAVASSGEEAVQKAGNLNPDLVLMDIKLKGEMSGVEAANKIKDLYKIPVIFLTIFIKNCLIKSLQLPEDAIVLSKPVKQEHLEYGISRAVSERK from the coding sequence ATGAACGTTTTAATCGCCGAAAATGAATCCAAAACTATTTTGGACTTAAAAAAATCTTTAGGGAACTTAAAACACACAGTAGTTGCTGTAGCTTCAAGCGGAGAAGAAGCAGTTCAAAAAGCAGGAAATTTAAACCCAGATCTAGTTTTAATGGATATAAAATTAAAGGGTGAAATGAGCGGTGTGGAAGCTGCAAACAAAATAAAGGATCTATATAAAATTCCAGTTATATTCCTGACTATTTTTATTAAAAACTGCCTGATTAAATCGCTTCAATTACCCGAAGATGCTATTGTTTTAAGTAAGCCTGTAAAACAGGAACATTTAGAATACGGTATTTCAAGAGCTGTTTCAGAAAGGAAATAG
- a CDS encoding thioredoxin family protein, with translation MKLQVYMTDDCPKCMAFGKNLQEALKELNLDEKIERIDLKHAIEMNITSCPALIINGEIKSMGALLSVKELKKMLKEDM, from the coding sequence ATGAAACTTCAAGTTTACATGACTGATGATTGCCCCAAATGTATGGCTTTTGGAAAGAATCTACAAGAAGCATTGAAAGAGCTTAATTTAGATGAAAAAATAGAAAGAATTGATTTAAAACACGCCATAGAGATGAACATAACCAGCTGTCCTGCACTAATTATAAACGGAGAAATAAAATCCATGGGAGCGTTGTTATCAGTCAAAGAATTAAAAAAAATGTTAAAAGAGGATATGTAA